One Solea senegalensis isolate Sse05_10M linkage group LG21, IFAPA_SoseM_1, whole genome shotgun sequence DNA segment encodes these proteins:
- the golga2 gene encoding golgin subfamily A member 2 isoform X5 yields MADQSRQIKLAAAKKKLKEFQQKSSPVSVGVEKGGGGGGGGASSKKKRKVKGQGQYDAPSTDRNSPINDYPDTNGNESFTEENRPLSSTESLRQLSQQLNGLVSESSAAYVNGDGAPALSERELESRNQELAAALESTTVTNSQLNTQLDQLAQQSQELTDQLQKERKEFEQRFSKEQGAMREQLQVHIQTIGILVSEKSELQTALQYTQQAARQKAADAEELNSRLQSAKQRVSELERTLSSVSSQQKHFEKHNKELEKERDALRLEVFRVNNVSDESKQQSSELSEQLKLMTRENGAMRLEVEDLRKRLEMADLMLQQCSNQSDPSSVNQQVQLLVEEKQQLETHNHQLMESFSQLKTERDCYAEQIQQEGRVWKDKTEQLLTQVSLVAEERDRNISRVQELEASITELKNNAALLSQEKDPQDNAEAQPSGPSENEIALEENLNRLQQEKEALAAQYQAQLRDNEQLSRLCAEQETRLGEMERQVESQTEEAADRRRMLEDVQSDKATISRALTQNRTLKDQLAELQNGFVQLTNENMELTTAIQSEQHVKKELARRMGELQEELHNVKEQLELKGQESQGVMAQRDQVVAHLQQYYAAYQALVSEREQLHQQYLQQCQLMDRLQHDESHGRTQLEISHGQLKQTQDRLEKLIRDNEQLKAEVRELLNSSALASSSSRDQGDGVESQSLEESPKKSPSIVIPEDFESQKEMEDFIHGALAHLEAERDEARRLLEEEHRLHMAARHQATVALSHEHQYHSHDHDHQHEHDHDHQHEHDHSQGQHSHCEHGHEHSEGGVPVEVHQALQAAMEKLQHRFTSLMQEKADLKERVEELEHRCIQLSGETDTIGEYIALYQNQRAIMKQKHQEKEQYISMLAQDKEEMKAKLAELQDLVMRLVAERNGWYSRYAGAVAGTVNPDLVPLVDDHTHLEHQAYTGMELNAVSGEEAMEVIPLSEPSTGLEASSSQAHLMGSVQTDSNPLVPKEDGTAQQIMQLLQEIQNPQGLLRSAPFLGENPCIPFFYRPDEQDEVKILVV; encoded by the exons aTGGCCGACCAGAGCAGGCAAATTAAACTGGCTGCAGCTAAGAAAAAG CTGAAGGAATTTCAGCAGAAGAGCTCCCCTGTTAGTGTGGGAGTAGAgaaaggtggaggaggtggtggtggcggAGCATCAtccaagaagaagaggaaggtgaAGGGTCAGGGCCAATACGATGCACCTTCAACAGATAGAAACTCTCCAATTAAT gactACCCTGATACCAATGGCAATGAAAGTTTCACAGAGGAAAATAG ACCACTGTCTTCCACCGAGAGCCTGCGGCAGCTCTCACAGCAACTCAACGGGCTGGTCTCTGAG TCATCTGCTGCGTATGTGAACGGAGACGGAGCACCTGCCCTCAGTGAAAGAGAGCTGGAG AGTCGTAACCAGGAACTGGCAGCTGCCCTGGAGTCCACCACCGTAACAAACTCTCAGCTCAATACCCAGCTAGACCAGCTG GCACAGCAATCGCAGGAGCTCACAGACCAGCTACAGAAG GAGAGAAAAGAATTTGAGCAGAGATTTTCAAAAGAGCAGGGAGCCATGCGGGAACAATTACAG GTTCACATCCAGACGATTGGTATACTGGTATCGGAGAAATCAGAGCTACAAACTGCACTACAATACACACAACAGGCTGCGCGACAAAAAgctg CTGATGCAGAGGAGCTAAACAGCCGCCTACAGTCAGCAAAGCAGAGAGTGTCCGAGCTGGAGCGTACTCTCTCTTCTGTTTCATCACAGCAGAAACATTTTGAAAAG CACAACAAGGAGcttgaaaaagagagagacgcCCTGAGGCTAGAGGTGTTTCGAGTAAA CAATGTGAGTGATGAGTCGAAGCAGCAGAGCTCAGAGTTGTCCGAGCAGTTGAAACTGATGACGCGGGAGAATGGAGCAATGAGGCTGGAGGTGGAAGATCTGCGCAAAAGACTCGAGATGGCTGACCTTATGTTGCAACAG TGCTCCAATCAGTCGGATCCTAGCAGTGTCAACCAGCAGGTCCAGTTACTAGTGGAAGAGAAACAGCAACTGGAGACACACAATCATCAG CTGATGGAGTCTTTTTCCCAGCTGAAAACGGAGAGGGACTGCTACGCAGAGCAGATCCAGCAGGAGGGCCGTGTGTGGAAGGATAAAACAGAACAGCTGTTAACACAG GTGTCGTTGGTTGCGGAGGAGAGGGACAGAAACATCAGTCGAGTCCAGGAGCTGGAGGCCAGCATCACGGAGCTGAAAAATAATGCAG CATTATTGTCCCAGGAGAAAGATCCTCAGGATAATGCAGAGGCTCAGCCCTCGGGGCCGTCAGAGAATGAGATAGCGCTAGAGGAGAACCTCAACAGACTCCAGCAAGAGAAAGAAGCTCTTGCTGCACAGTATCAAGCACAG CTGAGAGACAACGAGCAGCTGAGCCGCCTCTGTGCAGAGCAGGAGACGCGCCTCGGGGAAATGGAGCGGCAGGTGGAGAGCCAAACCGAGGAGGCAGCGGATCGCCGGCGCATGTTGGAGGATGTTCAGTCAGACAAGGCCACTATTAGCCGCGCTCTCACCCAAAACCGCACACTGAAGGATCAGCTGGCTGAACTGCAGAATGGTTTTGTCCAACTG ACTAATGAGAACATGGAGCTGACCACCGCCATCCAGTCAGAGCAACACGTGAAAAAGGAGCTGGCTCGCAGAATGGGTGAACTGCAAGAGGAACTGCACAATGTTAAGGAGCAG CTGGAATTGAAAGGTCAGGAGAGTCAGGGTGTGATGGCACAGAGGGACCAGGTTGTGGCTCACCTGCAGCAGTACTATGCCGCCTACCAGGCCCTGGTCTCGGAGAGAGAGCAGCTCCACCAGCAGTATCTGCAGCAGTGTCAGCTCATGGACCGGCTGCAGCATGACGAAAGCCACGGTCGTACACAGCTGGAGATCAGCCATGGTCAGCTCAAGCAAACGCAG GACCGTTTGGAGAAGTTAATAAGAGACAATGAGCAGCTGAAGGCTGAGGTGAGGGAACTTCTCAACAGCTCAGCTCTCGCATCATCGTCATCAAGAGACCAGG GAGATGGAGTGGAAAGCCAGTCGCTGGAAGAGAGCCCAAAGAAGTCGCCCTCCATAGTTATACCTGAAGATTTTGAAAGCCAGAAAGAGATG gaggactTTATCCACGGAGCTCTGGCTCAtttggaggcagagagggacgAGGCCAGAAGGCTACTCGAAGAGGAGCACAGGCTCCACATGGCGGCCCGGCACCAGGCCACCGTGGCCCTCAGCCATGAACACCAATACCATAGCCACGATCACGACCATCAACATGAACACGATCACGACCATCAACACGAGCATGATCACTCTCAGGGCCAACATAGTCACTGTGAACATGGTCATGAGCATTCAG AAGGAGGAGTGCCTGTGGAAGTTCATCAGGCCCTGCAAGCTGCCATGGAGAAGCTTCAGCACCGTTTCACCTCCCTCATGCAGGAGAAGGCCGATCTGAAGGAGAgggtggaggagctggagcacCGCTGCATCCAGCTGTCCGGAGAGACCGACACAATAG GAGAGTACATTGCACTGTACCAGAATCAGCGAGCCATCATGAAGCAGAAACACCAGGAGAAGGAGCAGTACATCAGCATGCTGGCTCAGGACAAGGAGGAGATGAAG GCAAAGCTGGCAGAACTTCAGGATTTGGTGATGAGGCTGGTGGCTGAGAGGAATGGTTGGTACAGTCGTTACGCTGGAGCTGTCGCCGGCACCGTGAACCCTGACCTGGTTCCTCTTGTGGATGATCACACGCATCTCGAGCACCAAGCTTATACAGGCATGGAGCTGAACGCTGTCAGTGGAGAGG AAGCCATGGAGGTCATTCCTCTGTCGGAGCCTTCCACAGGCCTGGAGGCCTCGTCGTCCCAGGCACATTTGATGGGATCAGTCCAGACCGACTCCAACCCCCTGGTGCCCAAAGAGGACGGCACAGCCCAGCAGAtcatgcagctgctgcaggagatCCAGAACCCACAGGGGTTGCTAAGATCAGCCCCCTTCCTCGGAGAGAACCCCTGCATCCCCTTCTTTTACCGGCCTGATGAGCAGGATGAAGTTAAGATCCTGGTAGTGtga
- the golga2 gene encoding golgin subfamily A member 2 isoform X1 codes for MADQSRQIKLAAAKKKLKEFQQKSSPVSVGVEKGGGGGGGGASSKKKRKVKGQGQYDAPSTDRNSPINFDTILKAISQSNGVALPSYGNSQTFADVEPVGSSVPQLLEDSSPVSNPAVPNTTNITESASHNTDVQDYPDTNGNESFTEENRPLSSTESLRQLSQQLNGLVSESSAAYVNGDGAPALSERELESRNQELAAALESTTVTNSQLNTQLDQLAQQSQELTDQLQKERKEFEQRFSKEQGAMREQLQVHIQTIGILVSEKSELQTALQYTQQAARQKAADAEELNSRLQSAKQRVSELERTLSSVSSQQKHFEKHNKELEKERDALRLEVFRVNNVSDESKQQSSELSEQLKLMTRENGAMRLEVEDLRKRLEMADLMLQQCSNQSDPSSVNQQVQLLVEEKQQLETHNHQLMESFSQLKTERDCYAEQIQQEGRVWKDKTEQLLTQVSLVAEERDRNISRVQELEASITELKNNAALLSQEKDPQDNAEAQPSGPSENEIALEENLNRLQQEKEALAAQYQAQLRDNEQLSRLCAEQETRLGEMERQVESQTEEAADRRRMLEDVQSDKATISRALTQNRTLKDQLAELQNGFVQLTNENMELTTAIQSEQHVKKELARRMGELQEELHNVKEQLELKGQESQGVMAQRDQVVAHLQQYYAAYQALVSEREQLHQQYLQQCQLMDRLQHDESHGRTQLEISHGQLKQTQDRLEKLIRDNEQLKAEVRELLNSSALASSSSRDQGDGVESQSLEESPKKSPSIVIPEDFESQKEMEDFIHGALAHLEAERDEARRLLEEEHRLHMAARHQATVALSHEHQYHSHDHDHQHEHDHDHQHEHDHSQGQHSHCEHGHEHSEGGVPVEVHQALQAAMEKLQHRFTSLMQEKADLKERVEELEHRCIQLSGETDTIGEYIALYQNQRAIMKQKHQEKEQYISMLAQDKEEMKAKLAELQDLVMRLVAERNGWYSRYAGAVAGTVNPDLVPLVDDHTHLEHQAYTGMELNAVSGEEAMEVIPLSEPSTGLEASSSQAHLMGSVQTDSNPLVPKEDGTAQQIMQLLQEIQNPQGLLRSAPFLGENPCIPFFYRPDEQDEVKILVV; via the exons aTGGCCGACCAGAGCAGGCAAATTAAACTGGCTGCAGCTAAGAAAAAG CTGAAGGAATTTCAGCAGAAGAGCTCCCCTGTTAGTGTGGGAGTAGAgaaaggtggaggaggtggtggtggcggAGCATCAtccaagaagaagaggaaggtgaAGGGTCAGGGCCAATACGATGCACCTTCAACAGATAGAAACTCTCCAATTAAT TTTGACACTATTCTGAAAGCAATTAGTCAAAGCAATGGAGTTGCCCTACCTTCTTATGGAAACAGTCAG ACTTTTGCTGACGTGGAGCCTGTGGGATCTTCAGTTCCTCAGCTGTTAGAGGACAGCTCACCCGTGTCTAACCCCGCTGTGCCTAACACTACTAATATCACTGAGTCTGCCAGTCATAACACTGACGTGCAG gactACCCTGATACCAATGGCAATGAAAGTTTCACAGAGGAAAATAG ACCACTGTCTTCCACCGAGAGCCTGCGGCAGCTCTCACAGCAACTCAACGGGCTGGTCTCTGAG TCATCTGCTGCGTATGTGAACGGAGACGGAGCACCTGCCCTCAGTGAAAGAGAGCTGGAG AGTCGTAACCAGGAACTGGCAGCTGCCCTGGAGTCCACCACCGTAACAAACTCTCAGCTCAATACCCAGCTAGACCAGCTG GCACAGCAATCGCAGGAGCTCACAGACCAGCTACAGAAG GAGAGAAAAGAATTTGAGCAGAGATTTTCAAAAGAGCAGGGAGCCATGCGGGAACAATTACAG GTTCACATCCAGACGATTGGTATACTGGTATCGGAGAAATCAGAGCTACAAACTGCACTACAATACACACAACAGGCTGCGCGACAAAAAgctg CTGATGCAGAGGAGCTAAACAGCCGCCTACAGTCAGCAAAGCAGAGAGTGTCCGAGCTGGAGCGTACTCTCTCTTCTGTTTCATCACAGCAGAAACATTTTGAAAAG CACAACAAGGAGcttgaaaaagagagagacgcCCTGAGGCTAGAGGTGTTTCGAGTAAA CAATGTGAGTGATGAGTCGAAGCAGCAGAGCTCAGAGTTGTCCGAGCAGTTGAAACTGATGACGCGGGAGAATGGAGCAATGAGGCTGGAGGTGGAAGATCTGCGCAAAAGACTCGAGATGGCTGACCTTATGTTGCAACAG TGCTCCAATCAGTCGGATCCTAGCAGTGTCAACCAGCAGGTCCAGTTACTAGTGGAAGAGAAACAGCAACTGGAGACACACAATCATCAG CTGATGGAGTCTTTTTCCCAGCTGAAAACGGAGAGGGACTGCTACGCAGAGCAGATCCAGCAGGAGGGCCGTGTGTGGAAGGATAAAACAGAACAGCTGTTAACACAG GTGTCGTTGGTTGCGGAGGAGAGGGACAGAAACATCAGTCGAGTCCAGGAGCTGGAGGCCAGCATCACGGAGCTGAAAAATAATGCAG CATTATTGTCCCAGGAGAAAGATCCTCAGGATAATGCAGAGGCTCAGCCCTCGGGGCCGTCAGAGAATGAGATAGCGCTAGAGGAGAACCTCAACAGACTCCAGCAAGAGAAAGAAGCTCTTGCTGCACAGTATCAAGCACAG CTGAGAGACAACGAGCAGCTGAGCCGCCTCTGTGCAGAGCAGGAGACGCGCCTCGGGGAAATGGAGCGGCAGGTGGAGAGCCAAACCGAGGAGGCAGCGGATCGCCGGCGCATGTTGGAGGATGTTCAGTCAGACAAGGCCACTATTAGCCGCGCTCTCACCCAAAACCGCACACTGAAGGATCAGCTGGCTGAACTGCAGAATGGTTTTGTCCAACTG ACTAATGAGAACATGGAGCTGACCACCGCCATCCAGTCAGAGCAACACGTGAAAAAGGAGCTGGCTCGCAGAATGGGTGAACTGCAAGAGGAACTGCACAATGTTAAGGAGCAG CTGGAATTGAAAGGTCAGGAGAGTCAGGGTGTGATGGCACAGAGGGACCAGGTTGTGGCTCACCTGCAGCAGTACTATGCCGCCTACCAGGCCCTGGTCTCGGAGAGAGAGCAGCTCCACCAGCAGTATCTGCAGCAGTGTCAGCTCATGGACCGGCTGCAGCATGACGAAAGCCACGGTCGTACACAGCTGGAGATCAGCCATGGTCAGCTCAAGCAAACGCAG GACCGTTTGGAGAAGTTAATAAGAGACAATGAGCAGCTGAAGGCTGAGGTGAGGGAACTTCTCAACAGCTCAGCTCTCGCATCATCGTCATCAAGAGACCAGG GAGATGGAGTGGAAAGCCAGTCGCTGGAAGAGAGCCCAAAGAAGTCGCCCTCCATAGTTATACCTGAAGATTTTGAAAGCCAGAAAGAGATG gaggactTTATCCACGGAGCTCTGGCTCAtttggaggcagagagggacgAGGCCAGAAGGCTACTCGAAGAGGAGCACAGGCTCCACATGGCGGCCCGGCACCAGGCCACCGTGGCCCTCAGCCATGAACACCAATACCATAGCCACGATCACGACCATCAACATGAACACGATCACGACCATCAACACGAGCATGATCACTCTCAGGGCCAACATAGTCACTGTGAACATGGTCATGAGCATTCAG AAGGAGGAGTGCCTGTGGAAGTTCATCAGGCCCTGCAAGCTGCCATGGAGAAGCTTCAGCACCGTTTCACCTCCCTCATGCAGGAGAAGGCCGATCTGAAGGAGAgggtggaggagctggagcacCGCTGCATCCAGCTGTCCGGAGAGACCGACACAATAG GAGAGTACATTGCACTGTACCAGAATCAGCGAGCCATCATGAAGCAGAAACACCAGGAGAAGGAGCAGTACATCAGCATGCTGGCTCAGGACAAGGAGGAGATGAAG GCAAAGCTGGCAGAACTTCAGGATTTGGTGATGAGGCTGGTGGCTGAGAGGAATGGTTGGTACAGTCGTTACGCTGGAGCTGTCGCCGGCACCGTGAACCCTGACCTGGTTCCTCTTGTGGATGATCACACGCATCTCGAGCACCAAGCTTATACAGGCATGGAGCTGAACGCTGTCAGTGGAGAGG AAGCCATGGAGGTCATTCCTCTGTCGGAGCCTTCCACAGGCCTGGAGGCCTCGTCGTCCCAGGCACATTTGATGGGATCAGTCCAGACCGACTCCAACCCCCTGGTGCCCAAAGAGGACGGCACAGCCCAGCAGAtcatgcagctgctgcaggagatCCAGAACCCACAGGGGTTGCTAAGATCAGCCCCCTTCCTCGGAGAGAACCCCTGCATCCCCTTCTTTTACCGGCCTGATGAGCAGGATGAAGTTAAGATCCTGGTAGTGtga
- the golga2 gene encoding golgin subfamily A member 2 isoform X2, with product MADQSRQIKLAAAKKKLKEFQQKSSPVSVGVEKGGGGGGGGASSKKKRKVKGQGQYDAPSTDRNSPINFDTILKAISQSNGVALPSYGNSQTFADVEPVGSSVPQLLEDSSPVSNPAVPNTTNITESASHNTDVQDYPDTNGNESFTEENRPLSSTESLRQLSQQLNGLVSESSAAYVNGDGAPALSERELESRNQELAAALESTTVTNSQLNTQLDQLAQQSQELTDQLQKERKEFEQRFSKEQGAMREQLQVHIQTIGILVSEKSELQTALQYTQQAARQKAADAEELNSRLQSAKQRVSELERTLSSVSSQQKHFEKHNKELEKERDALRLEVFRVNNVSDESKQQSSELSEQLKLMTRENGAMRLEVEDLRKRLEMADLMLQQCSNQSDPSSVNQQVQLLVEEKQQLETHNHQLMESFSQLKTERDCYAEQIQQEGRVWKDKTEQLLTQVSLVAEERDRNISRVQELEASITELKNNAALLSQEKDPQDNAEAQPSGPSENEIALEENLNRLQQEKEALAAQYQAQLRDNEQLSRLCAEQETRLGEMERQVESQTEEAADRRRMLEDVQSDKATISRALTQNRTLKDQLAELQNGFVQLTNENMELTTAIQSEQHVKKELARRMGELQEELHNVKEQLELKGQESQGVMAQRDQVVAHLQQYYAAYQALVSEREQLHQQYLQQCQLMDRLQHDESHGRTQLEISHGQLKQTQDRLEKLIRDNEQLKAEVRELLNSSALASSSSRDQGDGVESQSLEESPKKSPSIVIPEDFESQKEMEDFIHGALAHLEAERDEARRLLEEEHRLHMAARHQATVALSHEHQYHSHDHDHQHEHDHDHQHEHDHSQGQHSHCEHGHEHSGGVPVEVHQALQAAMEKLQHRFTSLMQEKADLKERVEELEHRCIQLSGETDTIGEYIALYQNQRAIMKQKHQEKEQYISMLAQDKEEMKAKLAELQDLVMRLVAERNGWYSRYAGAVAGTVNPDLVPLVDDHTHLEHQAYTGMELNAVSGEEAMEVIPLSEPSTGLEASSSQAHLMGSVQTDSNPLVPKEDGTAQQIMQLLQEIQNPQGLLRSAPFLGENPCIPFFYRPDEQDEVKILVV from the exons aTGGCCGACCAGAGCAGGCAAATTAAACTGGCTGCAGCTAAGAAAAAG CTGAAGGAATTTCAGCAGAAGAGCTCCCCTGTTAGTGTGGGAGTAGAgaaaggtggaggaggtggtggtggcggAGCATCAtccaagaagaagaggaaggtgaAGGGTCAGGGCCAATACGATGCACCTTCAACAGATAGAAACTCTCCAATTAAT TTTGACACTATTCTGAAAGCAATTAGTCAAAGCAATGGAGTTGCCCTACCTTCTTATGGAAACAGTCAG ACTTTTGCTGACGTGGAGCCTGTGGGATCTTCAGTTCCTCAGCTGTTAGAGGACAGCTCACCCGTGTCTAACCCCGCTGTGCCTAACACTACTAATATCACTGAGTCTGCCAGTCATAACACTGACGTGCAG gactACCCTGATACCAATGGCAATGAAAGTTTCACAGAGGAAAATAG ACCACTGTCTTCCACCGAGAGCCTGCGGCAGCTCTCACAGCAACTCAACGGGCTGGTCTCTGAG TCATCTGCTGCGTATGTGAACGGAGACGGAGCACCTGCCCTCAGTGAAAGAGAGCTGGAG AGTCGTAACCAGGAACTGGCAGCTGCCCTGGAGTCCACCACCGTAACAAACTCTCAGCTCAATACCCAGCTAGACCAGCTG GCACAGCAATCGCAGGAGCTCACAGACCAGCTACAGAAG GAGAGAAAAGAATTTGAGCAGAGATTTTCAAAAGAGCAGGGAGCCATGCGGGAACAATTACAG GTTCACATCCAGACGATTGGTATACTGGTATCGGAGAAATCAGAGCTACAAACTGCACTACAATACACACAACAGGCTGCGCGACAAAAAgctg CTGATGCAGAGGAGCTAAACAGCCGCCTACAGTCAGCAAAGCAGAGAGTGTCCGAGCTGGAGCGTACTCTCTCTTCTGTTTCATCACAGCAGAAACATTTTGAAAAG CACAACAAGGAGcttgaaaaagagagagacgcCCTGAGGCTAGAGGTGTTTCGAGTAAA CAATGTGAGTGATGAGTCGAAGCAGCAGAGCTCAGAGTTGTCCGAGCAGTTGAAACTGATGACGCGGGAGAATGGAGCAATGAGGCTGGAGGTGGAAGATCTGCGCAAAAGACTCGAGATGGCTGACCTTATGTTGCAACAG TGCTCCAATCAGTCGGATCCTAGCAGTGTCAACCAGCAGGTCCAGTTACTAGTGGAAGAGAAACAGCAACTGGAGACACACAATCATCAG CTGATGGAGTCTTTTTCCCAGCTGAAAACGGAGAGGGACTGCTACGCAGAGCAGATCCAGCAGGAGGGCCGTGTGTGGAAGGATAAAACAGAACAGCTGTTAACACAG GTGTCGTTGGTTGCGGAGGAGAGGGACAGAAACATCAGTCGAGTCCAGGAGCTGGAGGCCAGCATCACGGAGCTGAAAAATAATGCAG CATTATTGTCCCAGGAGAAAGATCCTCAGGATAATGCAGAGGCTCAGCCCTCGGGGCCGTCAGAGAATGAGATAGCGCTAGAGGAGAACCTCAACAGACTCCAGCAAGAGAAAGAAGCTCTTGCTGCACAGTATCAAGCACAG CTGAGAGACAACGAGCAGCTGAGCCGCCTCTGTGCAGAGCAGGAGACGCGCCTCGGGGAAATGGAGCGGCAGGTGGAGAGCCAAACCGAGGAGGCAGCGGATCGCCGGCGCATGTTGGAGGATGTTCAGTCAGACAAGGCCACTATTAGCCGCGCTCTCACCCAAAACCGCACACTGAAGGATCAGCTGGCTGAACTGCAGAATGGTTTTGTCCAACTG ACTAATGAGAACATGGAGCTGACCACCGCCATCCAGTCAGAGCAACACGTGAAAAAGGAGCTGGCTCGCAGAATGGGTGAACTGCAAGAGGAACTGCACAATGTTAAGGAGCAG CTGGAATTGAAAGGTCAGGAGAGTCAGGGTGTGATGGCACAGAGGGACCAGGTTGTGGCTCACCTGCAGCAGTACTATGCCGCCTACCAGGCCCTGGTCTCGGAGAGAGAGCAGCTCCACCAGCAGTATCTGCAGCAGTGTCAGCTCATGGACCGGCTGCAGCATGACGAAAGCCACGGTCGTACACAGCTGGAGATCAGCCATGGTCAGCTCAAGCAAACGCAG GACCGTTTGGAGAAGTTAATAAGAGACAATGAGCAGCTGAAGGCTGAGGTGAGGGAACTTCTCAACAGCTCAGCTCTCGCATCATCGTCATCAAGAGACCAGG GAGATGGAGTGGAAAGCCAGTCGCTGGAAGAGAGCCCAAAGAAGTCGCCCTCCATAGTTATACCTGAAGATTTTGAAAGCCAGAAAGAGATG gaggactTTATCCACGGAGCTCTGGCTCAtttggaggcagagagggacgAGGCCAGAAGGCTACTCGAAGAGGAGCACAGGCTCCACATGGCGGCCCGGCACCAGGCCACCGTGGCCCTCAGCCATGAACACCAATACCATAGCCACGATCACGACCATCAACATGAACACGATCACGACCATCAACACGAGCATGATCACTCTCAGGGCCAACATAGTCACTGTGAACATGGTCATGAGCATTCAG GAGGAGTGCCTGTGGAAGTTCATCAGGCCCTGCAAGCTGCCATGGAGAAGCTTCAGCACCGTTTCACCTCCCTCATGCAGGAGAAGGCCGATCTGAAGGAGAgggtggaggagctggagcacCGCTGCATCCAGCTGTCCGGAGAGACCGACACAATAG GAGAGTACATTGCACTGTACCAGAATCAGCGAGCCATCATGAAGCAGAAACACCAGGAGAAGGAGCAGTACATCAGCATGCTGGCTCAGGACAAGGAGGAGATGAAG GCAAAGCTGGCAGAACTTCAGGATTTGGTGATGAGGCTGGTGGCTGAGAGGAATGGTTGGTACAGTCGTTACGCTGGAGCTGTCGCCGGCACCGTGAACCCTGACCTGGTTCCTCTTGTGGATGATCACACGCATCTCGAGCACCAAGCTTATACAGGCATGGAGCTGAACGCTGTCAGTGGAGAGG AAGCCATGGAGGTCATTCCTCTGTCGGAGCCTTCCACAGGCCTGGAGGCCTCGTCGTCCCAGGCACATTTGATGGGATCAGTCCAGACCGACTCCAACCCCCTGGTGCCCAAAGAGGACGGCACAGCCCAGCAGAtcatgcagctgctgcaggagatCCAGAACCCACAGGGGTTGCTAAGATCAGCCCCCTTCCTCGGAGAGAACCCCTGCATCCCCTTCTTTTACCGGCCTGATGAGCAGGATGAAGTTAAGATCCTGGTAGTGtga